A window of the Arcobacter sp. F155 genome harbors these coding sequences:
- a CDS encoding SIR2 family protein, translating to MNIIEIPELPTRIKQAAEIGELVIFIGAGMSYELGCSDWNGLANDLIKRCENTLGEDEPLLNNFESTQLRNMLEQSGNSKKVITICNGILSKSGNDELFLEEMKKSLNDEKVVPTNPKLKTYRDLFNLNGIFVTTNADRHIDQIFSPQNIITSKFTGSTALVNKNLYKIHGSINEPASLIFTVEQYFTRYKDKEFIKFLESLFTKTVLFVGYGLGEFELLEHMYKNITLSENHYFYLGGYYTHEKRLCDFEQIYFDQMKVKLIPYSKDKKGFKQLPIVIEEWVKQIQTTTNVLQNNFDEIDEVLRNPF from the coding sequence ATGAACATTATTGAAATACCTGAACTACCAACACGCATAAAACAAGCTGCCGAAATAGGTGAATTGGTAATATTTATTGGTGCAGGTATGTCTTATGAGTTAGGTTGCTCAGATTGGAATGGTTTAGCAAACGATTTAATCAAACGATGTGAAAATACTTTAGGAGAAGATGAACCATTACTAAATAATTTTGAATCAACACAACTAAGAAATATGCTGGAACAAAGTGGTAACAGCAAAAAAGTAATTACCATATGCAATGGCATTTTATCTAAGAGTGGAAATGATGAACTATTTTTGGAAGAGATGAAAAAATCATTGAACGATGAAAAAGTTGTACCAACAAATCCAAAACTAAAAACTTACAGAGATCTCTTTAATTTAAATGGTATCTTTGTCACTACTAACGCTGACAGACACATAGACCAAATATTTAGCCCTCAAAATATCATAACAAGTAAGTTTACGGGAAGCACGGCTCTTGTAAATAAGAATCTGTACAAAATACATGGAAGCATAAATGAACCTGCTAGTCTAATATTTACGGTAGAGCAATATTTTACAAGATACAAAGACAAGGAGTTTATAAAGTTTTTAGAATCACTTTTTACTAAAACAGTGCTATTTGTAGGTTACGGGCTTGGAGAATTTGAACTACTGGAGCATATGTATAAAAATATTACCCTTAGTGAAAATCATTATTTTTATCTTGGTGGATACTATACTCACGAAAAAAGACTTTGTGATTTTGAACAGATATATTTTGATCAGATGAAAGTGAAGCTCATACCATATTCAAAAGATAAAAAAGGGTTTAAGCAGTTGCCTATAGTGATTGAAGAATGGGTAAAGCAAATTCAAACCACAACCAATGTCTTACAAAACAATTTTGATG